Genomic window (Phragmites australis chromosome 5, lpPhrAust1.1, whole genome shotgun sequence):
ttaataaaactctaaataaagtgaaaataattttatagatcctATTAAGGTACACCctacacaaaaaaaattatatatttgtttgttaatattttccttaacatgaacCATActaaatgagctgcacgcttTTTAAAGcacactttttctttttttccaaactacCTCTCCAtggaatatgatgcaaatggtattatttttgattttttttcacataaggtcttagaattgtctctaatatttttagaaattttataatttttattttttgtatttaaattaaaaaatcaatcGAGCTCAGAATTCGGTGCGAACCGAATTGTCCGATTTTCGCGAATATCGAccgatttttgatgaatttttgaACCTTGTGCTGGACCAGGGGCTTCCTGAAGGAACTTCTGTGACACTTAGGCGTAGTGCGCGGGTGGGCTCGGCGCCTAGTGAGATCTAGAGTGTTTGCTTAGGCCCTGGTTTGCGTCTTCTGCGGTTCTGCCTagtgtgaattttttatttttatatttcaaaaataaaaaattataaaataggtatccatttaaaaaaattaaaaaatatgcacATATCATCCTTTCAACGATgacaaattaaaaataaaaatacaatattttaatGCTCCCAATTCAAAACACTGTCAAAATAgtcatgaattttttaagagctACATTATAGTATACTTTGcatcatatatttttcacaGTAacctatttttgcaaaaaaaatcaaacagacgtctacttttatattttttgatttttgaaatataaacataaaaaaacCCTGGGTGCTGAACGGCTGATGGGCCGAGCCCCACGCGCGAGTTGGAGCCCATTGTTTATTTTTGTGGCAACAGTTTGTCCAATGCCTTGTGAAAAACTCGGTCTTGGTGTCTGAATGTTTCCCTGCTCGGTGATCGCTGGTGAGGTCTCGTGCGAACTACAATTTTTTCTTGATGCTTTAACAGGAGTACAGGACGAGTGTGGAGGTGAGGcttgattttttaaagattaaGGAAACGAGTTTCGGTTTTTTTCATCGTTCAATGCATACCGTCCATTTTGATTATTACAAGTTACAAATGATAGAACTAAAGGATAAAGATTATAAAACATTGAGAGCTCATTCGaaaaaactgacagtgaaacTTGACTATCTTTATTGGTTCATCAAGGGCTGACATTAAGAGCCCATTCGAAAAGAACTGATAGTGAAACTTGATTATTTCTTTTGGTTCATTAAGGACTAACACTAAGAACATATTCGAAAAGAATCGGCAATGAAACTTGACTATCTCTGTTAGTTCGTCAAGGACCGGTACTAAGAGCCTATTTGaaaagaaccagcagtgaaacttGGACTATCTCTTTCGATTCATCAAGGACCGACACTAAGAGCTCATTCGACTAACACTGTCGGCTTTAGccacgaaccggtagtgatagttcgTGAAATATCACTATCGTATCgtgttacgaaccgacagtgataatgaatgacaatttatcttaaaaaaatcataattttttcatacgaagtcgaatgaggacaaactttatatcaaaattgtaatcctcaaaaagatatacaactttataaaaaaaacttttaaattTAAGGTATTTTAAATGAACCAATAATAGATTACACTAAAGTCGAGCGGGCTGGTTGAGTGGCTGTCGTACCTGGTCGGTAGGCGTGTTCGGCGTGGTCGGCCTGGTCGGGaggtttatcttaaaaaattcataattttttcatacaaagtcgaatggggataaactttatatgagaaTTGTATCCCTCAATGAgttatacaactttgtagttaaaatctttttcatttgaagtcatttagatatccaaataattgttttgACCTTCCAGGCTGAAGATATCGATAGGATTGTATATGCTATTgctatcactagtacttctgtagtGAGATGGTAAGTGGACTGGATAAAAAAACTCAAGGCTCACGAGCTAGCTCGGGCTCGTGGAGGCTTGGCTCGGCTTAGCTCAGCTCGTTATTCAAACGAGTTGAGCCTATGCCACCTTGCTGGCTCGTTTTTGaatcgagccgagccgagctagCTCGTGAGCAACTCACAAGCCAAACGAGCATGTGTCCGTCTTCTAAGTACATCAGTCTCTCATCTCCCTCCCTCGTCCCTACTCCCCACTCCCCACTCCCCATCCCCAATAGCCCAACGGGAGAGATGGCATCAGAGGACGTGGTGGGGAAGAGTAGGGCGACACGACAGTGACCACCATCGTCAACCTGGTGGAGGAGGCCAAGCTCGCGCATGAGGGGGTCAAGCCACCAGGTCCTCAACATTTGCAATTCACTCGTCGTTGACGGCGTCGCCAATGGTGTGAGTTCAATATCCGCTCGAATTCTTTTCCTTATCCACCACCTTATCATCGTCTTGGGGTTGGATTTGCCTTTATGTGTAACAATCAGTGTGTATGGGTGGCTACTGGATTGCACTCAATTTTGTTGGGTCGTCACCGCTCACATTGTGAGGCCGATGTTGCCCACGCCATGGAGGCCGCCACCACCCACCCCGTGCAGGCCGCCGTCGCTCATGTGGTCCTGCGTTGTGAGGCTGCTGCCGCCACAGCAGTGTTGGCAAGCTTGCAAGCCCTCACGAGCTGTCTCGAGCCAGCAAACGAGCCGAGCCAAGCCAGAATTTTAGCTTGGTTTGCAAACTGAGCTGAGCCAACATTCCACCAAACTTTCAGGAGCCGGCGGCTCGGCTCGTTTCTAGCCCTAATGGTAAGGATGTATCGCGTGAGCTGAGAGGTCCCaggttcgagtgccacgaaccgTACACGTGTGTATTTCACGTGAAatatcgcgtgacttgtgacttgcaacTGTGCGGGGGTGCCTggtcggtaatttttttttcattttttaatatcatttcAAGTGGATTTTCTAGAAAATGACAACACTGCCTGCTGAAGCCACTAACTGACAATGATAGTCAGGGACTATAACTATCTATTGCCCACTATCGGCTTCAAAACTAGCAGGGAAGCCCTTTTTTTTAGTAATGGTAAACAATTACAGGGGctataacaaaaataatacatatagtACTATTAAAATGGGCTATTTACTGGGACCCAATAGGCCTAAATGAAAATAGCCAACCCAATGTGTTAAATTTAGACGAAAATGAGTCTGGCTAAAACCCTTCTAGTATTTTGGCCCAAAACAATAGCAGATTTTTTCTCTTTCACGCACGGGCTAAGAAAACATGGGTCATAGCCCAAGCGGCCTTTTGACCTTTCGGCCTAGACGGACTCCCCCTAACCCTACCTAGGATTTAAAGGAAGAAGGTGCCAGTTAGGGTTTCCGCTCGCCCTCTCCCCACTGTGTGCCACTGAATTGAATGATGTTTGTCAGTGGCCGCGGCCGGATGTCGTGCATGGTAGCCACGTCTGTTGGGACGGAGGCTTCGCTGCCGTGGTGAGCAGCTCCGATGCGAGCGTGTCACCGCGCCGCAATGGGGGTTGCCGTAGGAGAGCCACCGATCGCCAGTCATCGTTAGGTAATGCCATGGATGTGCGGTGCTGAAGTGGGCACGTCGACCCACCGCTTTGAGCACCACCGTCGAAGATGGGGCATCGACCACTACGGCATCGTTGTGGGCAACTGTGGCCGCCGTAGGGGGTGTCACGCCGTGCTGGGAAGCTACTTGGTGGTCGGTAGTGATCGACGAAGATGCGTGGAGGCACATGGTAGCCGGAGGTGGTGCGCATGCGTGGTGGCCGACAGTGGAGCGTGCGGAGGCACGTAACGATCGGCGAAGAAGCGCACAGAGGCACAATGTGGCTGATGAGATGGTAGGCATTGTAGGATGTGCCATGGTAGCCGCCTCATAGGAGGAGGCAGTTGCATTAGCATCAGTGAAGGGGACCACCAGCTGCACGAGTGGTCCCTTCCCCTTTGGATCCGACAGAAGGGGATCAAGCCAGCGGCATGGGTGCCATGAATACAAGAGCCAGAGGTCATCCCTTTGTTTGGATTGGTGTGATGCTGCCCCTGCATGAAGGAGAGGGGCGCTGATGGTTCCCAAGAGATGGACACGATCATCACCGCGCTAGTGGATAGCACCATGCCCGAAGGGCTAGGAGCTGGGATGGCTATTGTGCCACTGCGATGGAGATACACCTTGCTGTCATGATGAGGTCGACATCGTACATGGCGAAGTCATGGTGTTggaagaagacggaggatgATGTCCTCTAGAGTTGTCTTCCCCTCTGTTGATTTCTACCTTGTATTCTATGGATCGGTGATGCCATCATGCTCACCTTGATTGGATGTTATGTTGACCTATGTTTGTGATGGCCGAACTCAGTAGTGAAAGAACTAGCGTGTTTGATAATATATTGAGGGTAGAAGTAGAGAGATAAAGAGAAGAACAATAAATGATTGCTTGTATTATTGATGAACAGTACTTTATAATATATAGTATATGAACGATCATGTTTATGATAGTTGAATTAGTAATTGctaattagttatttttttaattgattACCTAACTACTGCTAAAAGGTATCTATTCGTAACACGACCCATGTGCCCCCAACGCGAGCACGCGATAGGCCACAGGGTGGCAGGTGGCAGGAGGAGTATGCACGCGGGCGCTGATGGATTCGTCAAATCGTGGGGATTGAGCCGGTGTGTGGTGAGGCCGCTTTGCCGTGGTGCATCCATGTGAAGTCCATGGGCATGGGTCGCGCGCAGAGATTCGTAGGTCTCTCGCAGCAATTATCATGTGGGCCTCCCTTGCTTAGGCCAGCTCTAGCAGCGCCCGCAAAAGCAAGCCGCAACACTGTGCTGACACATTTGCCAATCGGTGCATGCTGCAAACGCCTCTAGTGGAAGCGGTTTCAACCGCTATAGGGATGCAGATGGAGCCAACCCAACGCTGGTGATCGGCAAATTTACGGCatcctctctccttctctcaaTACTATTCATAGAGTATGATTGCGGGTTCGAATAAAGAATGAGAGTAATGAAAAGTAGAAAATATGATAATTGTCGGagatagaaaaatttagaaacattgtaataatattaggtaatgttataatagtattttagaagataaatttttaaaatatctattagAGATGCCTGCATCTTAAATCAAGCAAGTACATTCAGACTTCATTCACCCGAGTTGAAGAGTCATGCATGCATTCCttcagaggaaaaaaaaaggctcaTGCATGCGTGTGTGCGGAAGTATATTCGTGTACGTACGCATATGCAGGACCAACATCTAGATACTGTGTATCAATGGGCATTTGCAATTGCAAATAGATCGGCTTCTCGAATGAGGCTAAAGTCAGCGAAAGAGGCATCTTTCTTCCATCCACACACCCACGGACTGATCGTGCACCTCTTCAATAGTATAATCCTGCTGCCACACGCCCGATACAATCATTTCAGCGACCGCGTGTCCGCGTCTGCCATATCTGAGGACCTATCTAGCTGATCAGGTTGCACTTGCACCTATATATTTTACTATCACGACACTCTGCAAGCAGCCATGTCTTCTCAATCTGATCCCTGGAGGAAACCAAGCTCGAATTGATGGTGGTTTGTTTGGAAGCCCGTGTTCGTTTTCGGTCAGTGCAGCAGGTGCCCCTGTTCCACAATCATTAGCGTGCATGAATAAATGGCGTGCCGGCGTGCCGCTCTCCTTGGCCTGTCCGGTGTCGGCCAGCACAGCGCGTCACGTAGGTACGTACGATCTAATTACACGCATGCGGCCAACCGGATCACCTGCGTGCGTGCGTACGTACGTACTGGGCGTCGTCCCTCCTGCTCCGTCTGCATGCATttcagccatgcatgcatgcttttctTCGTGTTCGTTGTCAGTGGTTAACGGGTACAATAGTTCCTCTGTTTTTCTTATTAGGATTTGAAAAGGCCGAACTTTATAAATTCTGATTAATAATTAGTAAAATTGTGTGCATGTTCAGTATGTAAAAAATTGTATCAATAGTGTTTTCAGATAGTATGTAAAAAATTGTAGCAagtgataatatattataaaaaaataatagttaaaataTACTTTcaaagatttttttctatttttattacGTTGTATAAAAAGAAACGGAGGAGTACTAGCATTCTCAGAAACAAAAAGTGTAGCTTTATTTAATGGCCTACATGCATGAGCGCATACATCAAAGGATGGATCGATCACATTTGCACAGTCGCGTATCAGGTTGCACATGATCGAGTACATGACTCTCTTCCATCATGTCCTCTCATGCATCCATCAAAAGCTGAAGAGACGAAGCAAACTGCGGATGCACTCTTCATTCGCTCTTGCAACGCTCTCTCGATCGCTTCTGAACCATGCAACTTAAACTGTGAAGTGTGCGCCATGACCAGCTTAAATTAATTCTCTGTGATTCAGAGTGAGCTGAAGCAGTCGATGTGGTCGCCGGAGGAGGCGTCGTCACTGCAGGGCGAGTGCGTGTGGCGGCCCTCGTACGTGGTGATCACCATGCGGCAGTCCGTCGACAGCCGCTCCACCCGCTTCTTCACGCGGCAGTTGCTGTGGGTGCACCGGAAGTAGCTCCTGCATGCATGCTCGCGCACAAGCAGGCGTTAATGGTCAGCTACAACTAGACTGAATTTTTCAGACCCAGACTTGCACTATTGTTGTCACCTGCAACTCCTGTTTCGTACAACGTTACATTGCAGTTTTGCAGCTAGGCTTGCATCAGTTTAACTTTTTCGACAAAGCTAATTAATCAATGCTAAATCTCTTGTGTATTCGTTCTAAAAGAATCTCTAACGCAGGGAAAACTCTATCGGCCGGTGACCGCTGGTGGCCACACTTACCCCAAAGGGCTGGGCCCATATTTCAGCCTGTTTTCGCAAACTTACTGAATTTAATGTACATTTTCATCTCCATTTCATGTATACTTCATATCTAGttcatataaaatatttttcacaaaaataatcaaaattcaATTATTTTTGGGCAAGATTCTCCGATTAATATGGTACTTAATGTGTACTAGCGAGGCGGTGCATTCTTTCAATTAATTAATATTTCCATATTCTAACCAGGATATATATGATTTTATTCATTGTAGGAGTATTTAACTTCTAGGCATATTTGATCATTAATTAATTGGGTTACTACAGATGTCTCCTTCTTCAACTCGTCTTctctgatttgttttttttaaaaaaaatcttctctGCTGCTGCTTGGGACTAATAATCATATAATATCTTCGAATGTGAGATCTTCTATACAAACATCTACTTAGTTTACTTGTGGATGAAGTGTTTGTTATGGTTAAGCTAGCATTATATAATGACCAAATTAAACATGTACAGTAAAAATATACTTAAAGCTATACGTGTTAAAGTGTAATATTCCTACATGATTTTTTGGGATTAGTTAAGCTTTTATTCTGACCATGTACATTTGCAGGAAACAAAAGGATTTACTGGGACTGACTAAGTCTATACAAACATCTACTTAGTCTCTATTCAGAGAGGCCCAAATGAATGGAGTGTCAATTCTACTGCTCTAGCTAAGTAGTACTAGTACGTTTGATGAAATCCAAGCTTCGCAGTCCAGTACTTTATGGGCACTAGCTAGCATGTGTGTGCATCTGATCTCTGAAGAAACACCAAGATCTGAGCCATTGCATGTGTGCTGTGTGCACTTCATGCGTCCTTTTTGCTATAGTCCATAGACCATGGAACACTAGGATATGAGAGACTGAACTTGTGATCGACTGTCTATATATCCACCTCTCATGTACGGTTCACAACTAActcaagctagctagctagcactCAGATGTAATGCCACCAATCTTTTAACCTTTCCCActctttcattttcttcttcatcgatATAATGTATGCTTGTAATAATAGTACTCCTTACTTAATTTGTTCTATACTCAGTTAAAAATCTGATACTACACATCAGTTCcaggggagaaaaaaaaaactgaaagaaCAGAAGCAATTAAGAAATATTGGTTGATTAAGTTTGTTTGGATAAATGTATTTAAATTAGAAATTAATTATCTAACCTTTCAATAAATTCAGTTTAGAGATCATTGGTCCTATATATAGTATGAACGTTCAAAAAAGAAACGAAAAATATTACTCGAACAGTCTAACTCTATCATCAATTGATATGCATGCTGATCTCTAGTTCTATTTTGAGTGTTTCATATGTGCCAGAGACTAGCTTATAGATGCATAAATTGAAATCAATTGCAAAACCAAGCTAGCACACACAGCTTCAAACAAATTGGTTAACATATTGTCTAGGTAAGTTTAATTTACTGGATCTACTGTTAATCAATCGCAGCAACTAGCTAGAATTAACCCACTTCTATCATCAAGAATCTTTAAAAAAGGCAAGGTATTGCTTAGATCCCTACCAAATAAAATTAATCATCTAAGATTACTTGTTAGTTTGCTAGCTTCTAGTTAGCACTACATATTCATAACAAAAAATGCACGGCGTATACGAAGCTGCAAGTACCTCGGCTGTGTATTTGGAGCCTGGACAACTTGTACGCAAAATTTAAGAGATATGTCACGGTGCAGATTGCGTATACCAAGCTGCATATACCTCGGATGGACGCTGTTCTTCACAACCTTCTGCCCGTACTTCCTCCATTTGTAGCCATCATCCAGCACATCCACGTCGCTCCTGGTCTGGAAGCAGAACCTCGGCTCCCTCATCTTCCTTCTCACCTTCATCTTCCCTCTCTCCACTACCGCCGCCATCGTAGCCGAGCCCTTCCACCTAAACACTCACACACACCACATGCACAACATCAAAACCCTAAAACATAGCCAAAGATCTCAGAAACATCACAAGAGAGGGGGCATATACCATGTGCTAGAGCCATTACAAATAATACTCTCATTGCAACCTTTGGTCACCGAGGTGCACACCTGTGGAAGAAAGAAATTAAAATCCCACATAACAAGAAAGAGCACCGATATGTACACGAGCTTCCCAAGTGTACATGGCCACAGAACCATAAAGTTCACCTCACCTCCTCAGCGCCAATACTGGGCATCAAACCGGCCGTTGGCTTCCCGCTGCAGACGGCCGTGGAGACACCGGAACAGCCGAACGGCAGTGCCGGCAGCGGGTATAGCCCGCAGTGGTCGGAGGCGATCATCACCCCATGGTTCCCGGCTTCCACCTGATCAAATGGCATCTGGAGAAGCTTTGGTTGGCTCGGTAGTTGAAgtgggagaggaagagggaagACGTAGTGATCCGGCACAGGGAAGCTAGGAAGGCAAGTCCCCAACTGTCCTCCCTCCATATATGCCTGCATATGTGCGATCTATCAAAGTGGTTCTTGGGGCTGAAAATTCTAAGATCAGTCTCTCCTTTCGGTGTCAATCGTGATAAGGTTGATGATGCTTTCAGGCTGAGTGCTGGTGGTGGCCTATGGCGCCTCTCTAGACTGCTGGAGTAGTAGGACACTACGGGGTATATGGAACTATGGACACTGGAGTCTAGGCAGCCCTTTAAAGGGCCTTTAGCTCGAATTGTGCCGTGTGTACAGTACTTGCTTCAGTACTAGCTGTTGCCATGTCCCAGCTAGCTAGTGCTCGCTAATTCAGCCGCTTTCATACGATGTCAGAGATTGATGGATCTGCCTTTTTCTAGCCGATCGATCTCAGATGGCTTCGATTTTAAAGGCAGCCAATTAATCACGTTTTCTCAGAAGCACGGCGAAAATCCACTGTCGTCGCGTTAACTGGGCCGTGTGTGTTTCCCTTGATCAGTCATTGCTTATGCTTCTATTTCAGCTTTCCGAGCTAATtgcggcttcagtggtgttgtTTCAACGGCAGCGGAGCTTTTTCAGGCTGGGCATGTATTTTTGCAGCGATTGTTCGGCGTACAGGAGAGCACTGATGGTACCTTTTGTCCCCTGCGATCGATTGCGCAATCGACCCATCTACATGTCCTTTTAGGATGCTCTCCGAGCACTCATTCACTCTTTTTCAGTATTTCTGTAACGCGCACATTTGAATCCGGTCTTTCCTTGAATCATCACCGTCTTGGGTACGTGTTCCGAGTAGGATGGGTCAGGGTAGGTTATGCTTTTCCACCTACCCTCCAAAAATTTTGACCGCCCATGTCACCCTATTGCTTAGTAAGGAAAATATCTAGTGGTACTCGCCCTATTACTTCATAAGGAAAATATCTAGTCGTACCCACTGATTCATGCATCAATATTTTTCTAAAGATCCATATAGCAACATTTCACCCATCCGATGCAATACAACTGTCTCAACATAAGCCTCCCACCCCGTCCCTAACCCCTCTCTCGTTATATACGGTTGTCTCTAGCACATTCCGCTCCCTAATGCACCCCCTCCAACCCCGACCTCATATTGTACTGGTCAATATGCTAATGTCACTCTCCAGCGCTAAAGTTGCCGCCAAGGCGCCAACCATGTTGCTTACCTAGTCGTACACACTGTTTCATACATCACTGTTTTTCAAAGATCCATATAGCAACATTTCAACAACTGCCTCAACCCTAGCCTCCACCTATCCCTAACCCCTATttcattatatatatgtttgtctCTAGCACATTTCACTCCTTAATACCTCCCCTAGTGACAAATCTTCAGGGGGCGGGAGGGGCTTAGGCCCCCAGCCGGCTACCACTCCCTTGTAGCCCTCCCTTCATTTTTTAcaagagaggaagagggagatgagatggaggaggaagaggaagaagaagatcaacCCCCTCCATGACTTTGCTACGTCCGCCACtggcctccccccccccccccaactccAGCCTCCCATTGCAGCAGTCGATATGCTGACGTCACTCTCCACACATGCACTAAAGTTGCAGCCAAGGTGCCAACCATGCTGCCCACCTACTCTTGTCCATCTCTCAGCCTCCGGCTACCACCACTGATGCTATTGACCACCTTCCATTGCAAACTTGTTGTATGGATACATCCTGCTACCCCGTCTCTGCCCTTGTCTTCGCACCACCATAATACCCTCTGGTTAACCCTGAACCCTAGCCAATGCACCTTTTCCTAACCCTTTCCCTAATCTTGTTGGAGAATAAGATGACACCAATGCCCTAACCTTGTTGAAGAATAAGATGACAACAATGCCCTAACCTTGCTAGAGAATAAGGCTTTGTTTGATATTGCTCCAGCTCTAAGAATTCTTAGAGCTGGGTATTCCTAGCTTAGAAATTCGTGAAGTTAGAGCTATAGGTACACCGAGGGTATTTGAAtgagttattttattttcattttaatCCAAAAATAGAAACTCAAATCACTTTATCTTAATTTATAGACGTAAGATCTGATGTAAAACTGGGAGTTAGAGTTCTACCAAATTTGATTTAAGATGGCACCAATACAGGAGCACACATCCGGGGTGGAACCAACAATAGGGTGCTGCGGTTCTACCGAGTCCGAGAGGACTAGCACGTTCTAGTTCAAAATGCTGAAAAAGGGCAAAAGGATATTGAACACGCATGTATAAGCTATTGTACGTTATTAATATGCAAGATATAGGATTGAGAATCAGAAATCTATTGCGGAAGTGGGGCTGCAAAAGATGTTGGCAAACCGAACACATTGCTGCTGGTGCTGGCACGCACATTGATGTTTCCAGATTGAGCCACGGTTTGCAGCAGGCAGGGGGGCAAATTCTTATCATTGCGAGCTTCTGCAAAAGCCTCTTCTCCAGGTCCCCTCTGGGATGCTGTTCCCCCCAATAATGTGCACAGCAAATATACCATTGATTAACCTCCAATTCAAACCCTTGACCTTCCTTATGATAACCGCACAACTAGTCACACTTACGTACGTAGTATAAATCATCATCAACTGCATGTTACGTATATGTAACATCATGATGAAGTGCCTGTCTGTGTATATATACGTCCAAAAAAACTGGTCCATGAAGCAGCAGAGGTTGAGAGGTATAGCACGCATATGACCTAACTAGCGCCAGTGTACTATATATACTGCTGTACTTGCACAGAATCCCCAAGAACTCGCATGGTGTGTCCTAGAAAGTGTGAGGCACAAAGAGTTCGTAGCCGTGAACAGGTACAGGATGCATCATGCCTGCTGCCTCGCATTTAGGCCAAGGAAtcagcggcggcagcggcaagaAAAGAATAGATACCCTAAAGTGGCGGTGGTGCATGCGGTAGCTAGCACTGTGCACGTACGTCGAGACGGCTGAGAGCGATGATAGCATACATACGTGCATGGAGAAGGAGCAAAAACACTAGGTGACAACGAGATGAGAAATACGCACGTACGAACGGTAGATGGCGCACGTATTACAGTGATGTGTCTTGTGTGGCTAGCTAGCTGTGTGCATATACCACTGATCCTTCTCTCCTTTCACTCGCTTTTGCATGTCCTCGTAGTTGTTGCTTTCAGTGTCATTTGCATCTTGCAAGTAGCAAAGCTCCCTTTCGTGAAATAAAACAGTTAGCGCAATATCAGTATCGATTCGATAGTAATGGGTATTGAAGatgtattagtgtcggtttttaAATTTTCACGCATAAACAACAGCTGAGGAGATAAGAATCTAGTATCAGTGCTAATTCTAGCCACAAACCGATACTAATaattagtatcagtgccggttctatttaCGAACCACCACTAATAATTGTTACTGTCGtaactcatcttaaaaaaattcataactttttcacacaaagtcggatggaaaaactttatatgaaaattatagctctcgatgagatctacaattttgtagttaaattttttttaatttgaggtaatttaaatacccaaataattataataaagttgcagcagtggtcgatgatagctcacattaaaaaattcataattttttcacacgaaatcggatggggaaaaactttatatgaaaattgtagctctcgacgagatctataactttgtagttgatcacttttttatttgaggtcatttagatatccaaatatcTATTTAAACGTTCGgtcagaagatatcaaaatgatttattttgctactatactcacgaacggacgatagctgagatggttagagggtttATGCGTGCGCACATGAgatcttgagttcgagtcttggttACCACATACAAGCGAATATCATGTGAGTTTGCGAATATTAAGCGCGGTCGGGTGGGCAGCATCTGGTCgcgaaaaaaaattgaaacttttttcgaTCCGAAAAACATTATATGAagaccgactatcagtgtcggttggcagcactgatagtgattttcagtgctgatTCCTTACCTGGTATCGATAGTTAATGACTATTAGTGCtaagtaatcagtgtcggtttaaaactcatcactaataataattttaaacCGGTGCTGATAAGATATTTTAGTGTAGTGTATATGACCTTATTCAGGTACCTAGGCTACCATCCTATTGCGCGATACTATTCGCTGCATCTAGTAAAGGGCACGAAGGAGGCAGGGTATGGCTTGTTCCCTCTGTACGTTGATGCGTATGTTGCCCATACCCAGTGATCATCACCTTTTTATTTCGTACtctcactaaaaaaaatatttaataaaacaCTTGAGATGTTTTTTATTGACGGATCATATGACAAACCGCTTAAACAAGT
Coding sequences:
- the LOC133919432 gene encoding probable WRKY transcription factor 57 yields the protein MQAYMEGGQLGTCLPSFPVPDHYVFPLPLPLQLPSQPKLLQMPFDQVEAGNHGVMIASDHCGLYPLPALPFGCSGVSTAVCSGKPTAGLMPSIGAEEVCTSVTKGCNESIICNGSSTWWKGSATMAAVVERGKMKVRRKMREPRFCFQTRSDVDVLDDGYKWRKYGQKVVKNSVHPRSYFRCTHSNCRVKKRVERLSTDCRMVITTYEGRHTHSPCSDDASSGDHIDCFSSL